One genomic region from Anopheles bellator chromosome 2, idAnoBellAS_SP24_06.2, whole genome shotgun sequence encodes:
- the LOC131207975 gene encoding uncharacterized protein LOC131207975: protein MEAVQYFRPFFNLFYHYRIEGQHFKINAQQHKLFIVKCALIMTLCVLAAFCARSFADQIIPNRSCINRMINWLCLGSALAASFMVTWESLASSKEESRIWDNFNGIENMLLVGDGSAEETIFRRFSRMYSVMFYAWLVQIVLVVWLMIMDSGMDIENLRYFILIFEILSTVDSVKMLQIVLYVRILTAYVHLLANKIKHVTACVNQEASTEYIHEQLRLVSKCYFACMKVFCMMQDQFGCSLSFMCFKYSIALWNEIYWTVYRSVLDRSFRWYCLNIVPYHFVFIYFTWACEQFYAEIHSLSRLIYTINIDKVETSVRLRIQQLQLLLDYKVLFFHTFGICLVSYKLIVQYFISGITKVSFIAQILIDFSYD from the exons ATGGAAGCCGTTCAGTATTTTAGACCGTTTTTCAACCTCTTCTACCACTACCGGATCGAAGGGCAACATTTCAAAATCAACGCacagcagcataaattgtTTATCGTGAAATGTGCCCTAATAATGACGCTGTGCGTGTTGGCAGCATTTTGCGCACGATCGTTTGCCGATCAAATTATTCCCAACCGAAGCTGCATCAATCGAATGATCAACTGGCTCTGTCTTGGTTCGGCGCTTGCCGCCAGTTTTATGGTAACTTGGGAAAGTTTGGCCTCCAGCAAGGAGGAATCCCGCATATGGGACAACTTTAACGGAATCGAAAATATGTTGCTTGTGGGTGACGGTTCCGCGGAGGAAACCATTTTTCGTCGCTTCAGCCGCATGTACAGTGTAATGTTTTATGCGTGGTTGGTACAGATTGTGCTCGTCGTGTGGCTGATGATAATGGACAGTGGAATGGACATTGAAAACTTGCGCTACTTTATACTAATTTTCGAAATCCTTAGCACAGTCGATAGTGTGAAAATGCTGCAGATTGTACTGTACGTGCGCATTTTGACCGCGTATGTGCAtttgctggccaataaaattaaacacgtGACAGCGTGTGTTAATCAGGAAGCAAGTACGGAATACATTCACGAGCAGTTGCGCCTGGTGAGCAAGTGCTATTTTGCCTGCATGAAAGTGTTCTGCATGATGCAGGATCAGTTCGGTTGTAGTCTTTCTTTTATGTGTTTCAAGTACAGCATAGCCTTGTGGAACGAAATCTATTGGACCGTTTATCGCTCCGTCCTGGACCGTTCTTTCCGAT GGTACTGTCTCAATATTGTTCCTTACCATTTCGTCTTCATATACTTTACCTGGGCTTGTGAGCAGTTCTATGCGGAGATCCACAGTTTATCGCGTCTGATTTACACGATAAATATAGACAAAGTAGAAACGTCCGTGCGCCTGAGGATTCAACAGCTACAACTACTGCTAGACTACAAGGTCCTTTTCTTTCACACATTTGGCATATGTCTCGTGTCGTACAAACTCATCGTACAG TACTTCATATCCGGAATAACGAAGGTTTCTTTCATTGCACAAATTCTAATCGATTTCTCCTACGACTGA